The stretch of DNA CGTGGTGGTCCACCGCGACCATGCGAGCGCGACCGTCCGCCGTGGGGAACCCGTCGGAGAACAGCCGCGGGGTGCCGGGGTGCGCCGGCGTCCCCAGCGGACCGGCCGGGCAGGGCCAGTGCAGCGCGTCGGCGTCGGCGTCCAGGCGGGCGTGGCTGAGGCCGCTGTAGTCGGCGACGCCCCCGGCGCTGGCCCGCGCGAGCTCGTCGAACACCTGGGCCGGGTCGGTCGGGAAGCCGTCGGGCACGCCGAGGCGGGCCGCCAGCTGGTGCAGCACCTCGAGCTCGGAGCGCACCCCGTCCGGCGCCTCGAGCGCGCGCCGGCGACGCAGCACCCGGCCCTCCAGCGACGTCGTGGTCCCCTCCTCCTCCGCCCACTGGGTCACGGGCAGCACCACGTCGGCCAGCAGCGCCGTCTCCGAAGGCACGACGTCGCACACGACCAGCAGGTCCAGCGCCTGCAACCGCTCGCGCACACGGTCCGCGTCCGGTGCGCTGACCAGCAGGTTGCTGCCGTGCACCAGCAGCGCGCGCGGACCGCCGGGGCGCCCGCACCGGCGCAGCAGCTCGACCGCCGGCACCCCGGGCCCAGGCAGCTCGTCGGGGTCGACACCCCAGACCGCCGCGACGTGCGCACGTGCCGCGGGGTCGTCGATCCGTCGGTAGCCGGGCAGCTGGTCCGCCTTCTGACCGTGCTCGCGGCCACCCTGACCGTTGCCCTGACCGGTGACGGCGCCGTAGCCGCTGCTCGGACGACCGGGCAGGCCGAGCGCGAGCGCGAGGTTGATCGCCGCGGTCACGGTCGCCGTGCCCTGCGTGCTCTGCTCCACACCCCGTCCGGTGAGGACGACCAGGCCACGTCCCCCGTGCACCGGTGCGGCCGCGGCGAGCAGCCGTGCGGTCCGCCGCAGGTCGACAGCCGGCACGCCGCACACCTGCTCCGCCCGTTCCGGCCACCACAGCGCCACGCTGCGGCGCACCTCGTCCGCCCCCGTCACCCGCTGCTCCAGGTAGCCGGCGTCCACCAGCCCCTCGGCCCAGAGCACGTGCAGCAGCGCGAGCAGCACCACGAGGTCGGTTCCCGGTACCGGTTGCAGGTGCACGCCCTGCCCGCCGTCGGTCAACGCCGCCGTGGCGGTGTGCCGGGGGTCCACCACGACGAGGCCGCCCGCGGCCCGCGCCGCCGCCAGGTGCGCCGTGGCGGGCGGCATCGTCTCGGCCAGGTTGCTGCCGAGCAGCAGCACCGCCTGCGCCTCGCCGACGTCGCTCAGCGGGAAGGGGAGCCCCCGGTCGACGCCGAGGGCACGGTTGGCGCCCGCAGCCGCGCTCGCCATGCAGAACCGGCCGTTGTAGTCGATGAACGGGGTGCGCAGCACCACGCGGGCGAACTTGCCCAGCAGGTAGGCCTTCTCGTTGGTCAGCCCTCCCCCGCCGAACACCGCGACGGCGTCCCGGCCGTGCGCGTCCTGCAGGGCGCGCACGCGGTCGGCGACGTGGTCGAGCGCCTGGTCCCACGGCACCGGGTGCTGCTTCCCGTCTGCGCCCCGCAGCAGCGGCGAGGTGAGCCGGTCCGGTGCCCGGAGCACCTCGGCACTGGTCCAGCCCTTCTGGCACAGGCCGCCACGGCTGGTCGGGAACGGGCGGCCGGCGACCGTGACCGGGGGTGCCGCGATGTCCGTCGCCGGGGTCAGCGTCATGGCGCACTGCAGCGCGCAGTACGGGCAGTGCGTGTCGACCGATGGTCCGCGCACGGCCCTCGGCAGGGTGGCGGTCGCCGGGGTGGCCGTCGCCTCGGTGGCGGTCGACGTGGGCGGGCTGCCGCTCACTCAGATCACGGCCGAGCTCAGTGCGGCACCCCGGCGGCGGTAGACCGCCCAGGTGACGGCGCCGAGCAGCGCGTACACCGCCACGAAGGTCCACAGCGCCGGCTCGAGGCTGCCGGCGAGCGTGTGCGACAGGGCGAAGCCGCGCGGGATCAGGAAGCCGCCGAACGCGCCGACGGCCCCGGCGATGCCGATGCAGCCCGCCGCAGCCTTGCGGGCGACGGCCGTCTCGTCCGGCGTGGTCGCGCCGAACCGGAACACCGCCGGGATCATCCGGTACGTCGCGCCGTTCCCGGCACCACTGGCGACGAACAGGACGAGGAAGGAGCCGAGGAACAGCGCGAAGTCCGTGGTGCGCAGCGCGACGACGGCCGTGGTCGTGGCGACCGCCATCACGGCGAACGAGCCGATCGTGGTGCGCGCACCGCCCCAGCGGTCCGCGAGCATCCCGCCCCACGGCCGCGCCACCGAGCCGACCAGGGCCCCGAGGAACGCGACGTTGGCGGTGACGTGCGGGAACGAGGACCGCAGCAGCGTCGGGAACACGCCGGCGTACCCGATGAACGAGCCGAACGTGCCGATGTACAGCGCCGAGATGATCCACGTGTGCCGGTTGCGCACGGCCGCCCCGACCGTCCGCGGCGCGCCCTTGGCCGACGTCAGGTTGTCCATCGACCGCCAGGCCGCGAACGCCGCGAGCAGCACCAGGGGGACGAACATCAGTCCCGCTCGTTCCAGGCGCAGGCCGGCGCCGGTGACGACCACCAGCGGGACGGCGAGCTGGACGGCCGCCGTGCCCAGGTTGCCACCGGCGGCGTTGAGGCCGAGCGCCCTACCCTTCTCCGCCTCCGGGTAGAAGAACGAGATGTTGGACATCGAGGAGGCGAAGTTCCCACCGCCGAGACCGGCGAGCGCCGCGACCAGCAGCAGCATGCCGAAGGAGGTGCCCGGCCGCTGAACGACGAACGCCAGCGCGGTGGCGGGCAGCAGGAGCAGGAGCGCGGAGACCACGGTCCAGTTGCGGCCGCCGAACAGGGGCACCGCGAAGGTGTACGGGATCCGCAGCGTGGCGCCGACCAGGCTCGGCAGCGCGATCAACCAGAACTGCTGGTCGACCGTCAGGTGGAAGCCGGCGGCGGCGAGCTGCGGCACCACGATGCTCCACGAGGCCCACACGGAGAAGCCGAGGAACTCGGCGAAGATCGACGGGACCAGGTTGCGCCGGGCGATGCGCCGGCCGGTCGACCGCCAGAACTCCGGGTCCTCCGGGTCCCACCGGTCGATCCAGCGACCGCGGGACGTCGGGGCCGCGTCCCGCGTCGGGACCTCGGTGGCGGTCACGTGGTCGGGTGCTGCGAGGGTCTCGGGCGTCGTCATGTCGTCTCCTGCGTCGTCGGGGCCCGCTCGGTGCCGTGGACGCTAGGAACGCCGTGTTTCCGGCGCGGTGGCCGGGCTGTTACCTCCGCGGAAAGAAGAACGCACGGTCGCGCCGGCGGCGCCGTGAGAACTCGCGCCTCGCGGCGACGACGTGCCGGCAGCGTCCGGCGGAGGCGCGGCCTGCCTCACAGCGGGCGCCGCAGCGGTGTGCGCGAAAGGTTCCACACGCGAAACGAGGTCGGCACGCCCGGCGAAACATGCCGTTCGTACGGTCGCAGCCCACAGCGGCCCCGCCCGGGCCGCCCGGAGACGGACCGAGGTGCACATGTCCCGCATCCCCAGCCAGCTCGTCGTGGTCGGTGGCGGCATGGTCGCCCAGCGCCTCGTCGAGGCGGTGCGTGCCCGTGACGAGGACCGCACCTGGCAGGTCACCGTGCTCGCCGAGGAGCCGCGAGCGCCGTACGACCGGGTGGCGCTGACGTCGTACTTCTCCGGACGCGACCCGGAGAGCCTCGCCCTCGGCGCGCCGCAGCTGTGGGCCGACCCGCTGGTGACGCTGCTCCGCGGCACCACCGTGACGGAGGTCGACCGGGACGCCCGCACGGTGCGGACCGACGACGGCCGCGCGCTGCGCTACGACCACCTGGTGCTGGCGACCGGGTCACGGGCTGCCGTGCCGGCGATCCCCGGTGCGGACCAGCCCGGCGTGTTCGTCTACCGCACGCTCGACGACGTGGCCGCCCTGCGCGGCTGGGTCGAGCAGGAGGCCGCCCGGCGCGGGCGCCCCGTGCGGGGGGCCGTCATCGGCGGCGGCCTGCTGGGCCTGGAGGCTGCCGGCGCGCTGCAGGCGCTGGGGGCGCGCACCACCGTGGTCCAGTTCGGCACGCACCTGATGTCGGCGCAGATCGACCTGGGCGGGGGGCAGGTGCTGCGCCGGCTGATCGAGGCGCTCGGCGTGGAGGTGCGCGTGGACACCGCGACCTCCCGCATCCGGTCCGACGAGCGGGGCAACGCCGGCCGGTTGGAGTTCGGCGACGGAGGTCGGCTCGACGTGGACGTGGTCGTGCTGGCCACCGGTGTGACGCCGCGGGACGAGCTGGGACGCGCAGCCGGCCTTCCGGTCGGGACCCGCGGGGGCGTGGTGGTCGACCAGACGTGCCGCACGCAGGACCCGCACGTCTCGGCTGTCGGCGAGGTCGCGTGCATCGACGGCGCCTGCATCGGCCTGGTCGCCCCCGGCTACGCGATGGCCGAGGTCGTGGTCGACCGGCTGCTGGGCGGGTCGGCCGTGTTCCCCGGTGCCGACACGGCGACCAAGCTCAAGCTCTCCGGCGTGGACGTCGCGAGCTTCGGTGACGCGTTCGCCAGGACGCCCGGGGCGCTGGAGGTGGTGCACTCCGACCCCGCGA from Cellulomonas sp. NTE-D12 encodes:
- a CDS encoding molybdopterin oxidoreductase family protein, which encodes MRGPSVDTHCPYCALQCAMTLTPATDIAAPPVTVAGRPFPTSRGGLCQKGWTSAEVLRAPDRLTSPLLRGADGKQHPVPWDQALDHVADRVRALQDAHGRDAVAVFGGGGLTNEKAYLLGKFARVVLRTPFIDYNGRFCMASAAAGANRALGVDRGLPFPLSDVGEAQAVLLLGSNLAETMPPATAHLAAARAAGGLVVVDPRHTATAALTDGGQGVHLQPVPGTDLVVLLALLHVLWAEGLVDAGYLEQRVTGADEVRRSVALWWPERAEQVCGVPAVDLRRTARLLAAAAPVHGGRGLVVLTGRGVEQSTQGTATVTAAINLALALGLPGRPSSGYGAVTGQGNGQGGREHGQKADQLPGYRRIDDPAARAHVAAVWGVDPDELPGPGVPAVELLRRCGRPGGPRALLVHGSNLLVSAPDADRVRERLQALDLLVVCDVVPSETALLADVVLPVTQWAEEEGTTTSLEGRVLRRRRALEAPDGVRSELEVLHQLAARLGVPDGFPTDPAQVFDELARASAGGVADYSGLSHARLDADADALHWPCPAGPLGTPAHPGTPRLFSDGFPTADGRARMVAVDHHGPADDLRADAPVYLVTGRVLQHYQSGAQTHRVPALEAAQPEPYVELHPLLAHRIGVDDGDLVEVSSARGTAVLTAHVTPRTRPEVVFVPFHWSGQGSANRLTVDATDPVSGMPEFKVCAVDVRPAPVRDGVAPVGAVRAGAR
- a CDS encoding MFS transporter; translated protein: MTTPETLAAPDHVTATEVPTRDAAPTSRGRWIDRWDPEDPEFWRSTGRRIARRNLVPSIFAEFLGFSVWASWSIVVPQLAAAGFHLTVDQQFWLIALPSLVGATLRIPYTFAVPLFGGRNWTVVSALLLLLPATALAFVVQRPGTSFGMLLLVAALAGLGGGNFASSMSNISFFYPEAEKGRALGLNAAGGNLGTAAVQLAVPLVVVTGAGLRLERAGLMFVPLVLLAAFAAWRSMDNLTSAKGAPRTVGAAVRNRHTWIISALYIGTFGSFIGYAGVFPTLLRSSFPHVTANVAFLGALVGSVARPWGGMLADRWGGARTTIGSFAVMAVATTTAVVALRTTDFALFLGSFLVLFVASGAGNGATYRMIPAVFRFGATTPDETAVARKAAAGCIGIAGAVGAFGGFLIPRGFALSHTLAGSLEPALWTFVAVYALLGAVTWAVYRRRGAALSSAVI